Proteins from a genomic interval of Flavobacteriales bacterium:
- a CDS encoding toxin-antitoxin system YwqK family antitoxin encodes MTKIYTLLLFVFISILSFSQTEEIKLYYENGKLKEEYTLVNGKKDGLVKEYWENGQLKEEYTLIDSKKDGFLKFYWENGKLNSEGNFVDGKQDGFWKFYYENGNLEEEGNFVGNYKRDGIWKYYWESNGKLKEIKTFKDGEEVEED; translated from the coding sequence ATGACTAAAATCTACACACTACTATTATTTGTATTTATATCAATTTTAAGTTTTTCACAAACTGAAGAAATAAAATTATACTATGAGAATGGTAAATTAAAAGAAGAATACACTTTAGTTAATGGTAAGAAAGATGGACTTGTAAAAGAATATTGGGAAAATGGTCAATTAAAAGAAGAATACACTTTAATTGATAGTAAGAAAGATGGATTTTTGAAATTTTATTGGGAAAATGGTAAATTAAATTCTGAAGGAAATTTTGTAGATGGAAAACAAGATGGATTTTGGAAATTCTATTACGAAAATGGTAACCTAGAAGAGGAAGGAAATTTTGTTGGAAATTATAAAAGAGATGGAATTTGGAAATACTATTGGGAAAGTAATGGTAAATTAAAAGAAATCAAAACATTTAAAGATGGGGAAGAAGTTGAAGAAGATTAA